The following coding sequences lie in one Fusarium poae strain DAOMC 252244 chromosome 1, whole genome shotgun sequence genomic window:
- a CDS encoding hypothetical protein (BUSCO:1027at5125), whose amino-acid sequence MEHAWLDSLSEDWVSQPGSDSSAIQLPPLNNAQETKTKLRGTPSRIPRRTIGSRPQLSPARDSSFNILSERTPNGINISSHRNKQPSEDFKLARGTLASRSASASTSASVVHNTIQHKSSTGSQEDTPEWKRRLVYGDVEYGEQRDLFCSAATGLQDMFKPPTPGGDNVDGEQRQESSVMPSSPPSYPQRIVSDDLELDLDPLDELDEFDDQEDLYPNDVTPSPSPRRTQRQINYKLNVEDSMFSSVRSPQDEDTPSRPRDQIYRDQSCLSAPSDANDSARKVSGQSVVRNEDFSPILIGKQSDKDGNMDFAPVELPADKLKNKLEALRINQMLLDPNVDPRTGFDGVSPGPSDNAENTEDYATRGGFLNTQRGGRSGDGSFRFRDLSPGFNVDTSGMLAEESLQASTPKQYPSVRTNTTNPYQSDYFNISPTLPRAPFPSPDKKHVSSGRSAPSAGSPLKLFGPYDTFTNQTLLRRISQFEEGLSGTPSRHSLGPHDQFDSTVHEDYEPISSPSLPALAPNPVGRNFFTRFGHGDLEGYEFSEEISYATNGDVTAYSDKENDAPQSPVPQSPSFQHAEQPSSPGEHSELLVSRSRNKSTSSATSKHHKTASGSSQIRSKALSPAKGALGNGNISKRDSGSEGKRPRTSPSKDPTPKRRRTLHRADIAFGRELLEGVEAASRDMQSVMGKKRKDARPGDYQLAHPSVLAMRTILQPQSPTHSRKSSLRGNPNMTFDSEGDDINDLSTHTPARASQQGISDDTVADHSEVDRKPSIMTQDFVNQAAQIMAMIRSQVRQPGLSSVEESEAENVTPEADDADDSYQESTNEPLSRPPSREGKPMSRVPQYQEDPELIKRLKKYQEISDMGDLITLSMRSMGLVKEAILADKEIERQLEGSQRSQPDLADSTKEEVISDPPNIRLTAGPSHDGSYGSPTRSHSSGGDTHRSYPTTSSHASETRRTIMPESVSHLIPDRVGSMYLDKQNNIWIKRKETLARQPTNILPSDSDDDPFASIPDLTVDLTREMQNLVLNSAKKNSAPRGTTPPTSPTRSSKHRSARGYMTLSPNGHLSPDMASLAREEFEKLDARALEDSELYLDQSMEEEGSFNDDRASSTPSMSAKRRNLTITFSSPVASIIQDVVLAEDLDNLEDDPELPTMHQNSSPPKKSPGCAGVAKSALKNGGHGSSRHHHTSSRSGPAFVPRPVSRIDEQDEDSTIEMPFDDQRQVSIIGDTSVVSHKTPDARRTSLSFVVNHTPGNNFFQPTPDDSALIGQNVGKLSLSPLSEFTFNNADSSFGFEVSYVMGRRHAATGKGSKKVMSMTIRELVDKLSEVEPYEPYWEDITELDLHEKRLASLHMLDQFCGKLVTLDASKNALGHLDGVPSSVRQLKVSQNMLTELTSWDHLMNLQYVDISGNEVKSLSALRGLVHLRSIRADNNKLTSLDGLDTHDGLLTLRARDNLIEEVDFARVKMERLTELDLAGNQISSIRNLEHAPALGRLKLSKNRLTRFTVSSCNKVIRQLDLSDNELARLDISNMPNLHTLHVDRNRMTELTGFSRARKLDSLSLREQRADQALDLGFLSSACEVRKLFLSGNYLGTFEPTVDFLNLQLLELANCGIQALPGNLGQLMPNLRTLNLNFNAIRDLEPLRFIPRLKKLLVAGNRLADSTAVTELLIEFPHLNQLDLRDNPVTLGFYAPMQVLVPTDRNGYVDPFMLPDADVERDALFSSRLDEMTKLRRRLHQIVFVASCKRLRMLDGLGLDRETVLAKDAVFQTLVAEGLLPDETLVGEGSSPCKEATEGNESMRSSRWNAEDSFA is encoded by the coding sequence ATGGAGCACGCTTGGCTTGACTCTCTGTCTGAGGACTGGGTTTCCCAGCCCGGTTCTGATTCATCCGCTATCCAACTTCCTCCCCTGAACAACGCCCAAGAAACCAAGACCAAACTTAGAGGGACGCCGAGTCGAATACCGCGTAGAACGATAGGCTCTCGACCCCAATTATCACCCGCCCGCGATTCGAGTTTCAACATTCTCAGTGAACGTACCCCGAATGGTATCAATATCTCGAGCCACCGAAATAAGCAGCCATCAGAAGATTTCAAGCTTGCGCGTGGAACTTTGGCCAGTAGATCTGCATCAGCTTCCACAAGTGCTTCAGTTGTCCACAACACCATTCAACACAAATCGTCAACTGGAAGTCAAGAGGATACGCCTGAGTGGAAGAGACGCCTGGTGTATGGCGACGTCGAGTATGGCGAACAGCGCGACCTATTTTGCTCAGCTGCGACCGGTCTACAAGATATGTTCAAACCCCCAACACCTGGAGGCGACAATGTCGACGGCGAGCAGCGCCAGGAGTCCTCTGTGATGCCGTCTAGTCCACCATCATACCCCCAGCGCATTGTGAGTGATGATCTCGAGCTCGACCTGGACCCATTGGACGAACTCGACGAATTCGACGACCAGGAGGACTTGTACCCAAACGACGTTACACCCAGCCCGAGCCCGAGAAGAACACAGAGACAGATCAATTATAAGCTCAATGTGGAAGATTCCATGTTCTCTAGTGTCCGCAGCCCACAGGATGAAGACACACCTTCGCGACCACGAGACCAGATCTATCGCGATCAAAGCTGCTTGAGCGCCCCTTCGGATGCGAATGACAGTGCGCGAAAAGTTAGTGGACAAAGCGTGGTTCGCAACGAAGATTTTAGTCCTATCCTCATCGGTAAACAGAGCGACAAGGATGGCAACATGGATTTTGCGCCCGTTGAGCTGCCAGCAGACAAATTAAAAAACAAACTCGAAGCTTTGCGCATCAACCAGATGCTTCTCGATCCCAACGTTGACCCCCGAACCGGTTTTGACGGCGTTAGTCCCGGCCCCTCTGATAATGCCGAGAACACTGAAGACTATGCAACTCGCGGTGGGTTCTTGAATACTCAACGAGGAGGTCGCTCTGGAGATGGCTCTTTTCGCTTTAGAGACCTTAGCCCTGGCTTCAATGTTGATACAAGCGGAATGCTTGCTGAAGAATCTCTACAAGCCAGTACTCCTAAACAGTACCCTTCTGTCCGAACAAATACTACCAACCCTTATCAGTCGGACTACTTCAATATCAGCCCTACCCTCCCGCGGGCTCCATTTCCCAGTCCTGACAAGAAACATGTCTCGTCTGGCCGAAGTGCGCCATCTGCTGGAAGCCCTTTGAAGCTTTTCGGCCCTTATGATACCTTTACCAACCAGACACTTCTCCGACGCATCAGCCAGTTTGAAGAAGGTTTATCTGGTACCCCTTCTCGACACTCTCTCGGTCCACATGACCAGTTCGATTCTACTGTTCATGAAGATTATGAACCCATCTCCAGCCCCTCGTTACCTGCACTAGCCCCCAATCCCGTCGGTCGCAACTTTTTCACTAGGTTCGGCCATGGTGACCTTGAAGGTTATGAGTTCAGTGAGGAAATTTCTTACGCCACCAATGGTGACGTGACGGCTTATTCCGACAAGGAAAACGATGCCCCTCAATCGCCAGTCCCCCAATCTCCATCTTTTCAGCATGCAGAACAACCTTCATCTCCTGGCGAGCATTCAGAACTTCTCGTTAGTCGAAGTCGCAACAAGTCGACGTCATCAGCTACTAGCAAGCATCACAAAACAGCATCCGGTTCCAGCCAAATCCGCAGCAAAGCTCTGAGCCCGGCGAAGGGCGCCCTAGGCAATGGCAATATTTCCAAACGCGACAGCGGCTCAGAGGGTAAGAGACCTCGAACGTCTCCGTCCAAGGACCCAACCCCAAAGCGTAGACGCACGCTCCATCGGGCTGACATTGCTTTTGGTCGCGAATTGCTAGAGGGTGTAGAAGCTGCAAGCCGTGATATGCAGTCTGTGATGGGAAAGAAACGCAAGGATGCAAGGCCAGGCGATTATCAACTCGCACACCCTAGTGTTCTTGCGATGCGAACAATCCTTCAGCCGCAAAGCCCTACGCATAGTCGTAAATCATCCCTCCGCGGTAACCCGAACATGACATTTGATTCGGAGGGTGATGATATCAATGACCTATCAACACATACACCTGCTCGAGCCTCACAACAGGGTATCTCTGATGATACAGTGGCAGACCACAGCGAAGTTGATCGGAAGCCATCGATTATGACTCAGGATTTTGTCAATCAGGCTGCGCAGATTATGGCGATGATCCGAAGTCAAGTTAGACAGCCGGGCTTGTCTAGTGTGGAAGAATCAGAGGCTGAGAATGTTACACCTGAAGCTGATGATGCCGACGACTCGTATCAGGAGTCTACCAACGAGCCCTTGTCTCGCCCTCCAAGCCGTGAGGGCAAACCAATGTCCAGGGTGCCCCAATATCAAGAGGATCCAGAACTCATCAAGCGGTTGAAAAAGTACCAGGAAATCAGCGACATGGGCGACCTTATCACATTGTCTATGCGATCCATGGGTCTGGTAAAGGAGGCAATCCTTGCTGATAAAGAAATCGAACGCCAGCTTGAGGGATCGCAACGTAGCCAACCAGATCTGGCCGACAGTACGAAAGAAGAGGTTATCAGTGACCCGCCTAATATTCGCTTGACAGCTGGTCCTTCCCATGATGGTTCATATGGAAGCCCGACACGATCCCACTCATCAGGGGGCGACACTCACAGGTCCTATCCTACAACTTCTTCACATGCTTCCGAAACCAGGAGGACCATTATGCCGGAAAGCGTGTCGCATCTCATTCCCGATCGAGTGGGTAGCATGTATCTTGATAAGCAGAACAACATCTGGATCAAGAGGAAGGAAACCCTTGCTCGCCAGCCTACGAACATATTACCTTCAGACAGCGACGATGATCCTTTCGCCAGCATTCCGGATTTAACTGTTGATTTGACCAGAGAGATGCAAAATCTCGTCCTAAACAGCGCGAAGAAGAACAGTGCTCCCCGTGGCACAACCCCGCCCACAAGCCCTACAAGATCGAGTAAGCATCGGTCTGCAAGAGGTTATATGACACTTTCCCCCAATGGACACTTGAGTCCGGATATGGCCAGTCTTGCTCGGGAAGAATTTGAGAAACTGGATGCTCGAGCATTGGAAGACTCGGAACTTTATCTAGACCAATCTATGGAGGAGGAAGGAAGCTTCAACGACGACAGGGCTAGTAGTACACCCTCGATGAGTGCAAAGAGGCGCAACCTAACCATCACATTCTCCTCGCCCGTGGCGTCCATCATCCAAGATGTCGTACTAGCAGAGGACTTGGACAACTTGGAGGATGACCCAGAGCTTCCCACCATGCACCAAAACAGTTCACCGCCCAAGAAATCACCAGGCTGTGCCGGTGTCGCAAAATCAGCACTTAAGAACGGCGGGCATGGGTCCAGCCGTCATCACCACACCAGTTCACGAAGCGGTCCGGCCTTTGTGCCCCGTCCCGTTTCGCGAATCGACGAGCAAGACGAGGACAGCACCATCGAGATGCCTTTCGATGACCAGCGACAAGTCAGCATCATTGGAGATACCAGCGTCGTCAGTCATAAAACACCTGACGCCCGCCGAACCAGTCTCAGCTTTGTTGTTAACCACACGCCTGGCAATAACTTTTTCCAGCCAACTCCAGATGACAGTGCTTTGATTGGTCAAAATGTTGGAAAGCTTTCTCTTAGTCCCTTGTCTGAGTTTACCTTCAACAATGCCGATTCATCATTTGGCTTTGAGGTCAGTTATGTCATGGGTCGTCGGCACGCGGCCACCGGGAAAGGCTCTAAGAAGGTCATGTCTATGACAATACGGGAACTCGTGGACAAACTTAGTGAGGTAGAGCCTTATGAGCCTTACTGGGAAGACATTACAGAGCTGGATCTTCATGAGAAGCGGCTTGCGAGTCTGCATATGCTAGATCAGTTCTGCGGCAAACTGGTTACACTTGACGCCTCCAAGAACGCGTTGGGACATCTGGACGGTGTGCCATCCAGCGTCCGGCAGCTCAAGGTTTCCCAGAACATGTTGACTGAGCTGACCTCGTGGGACCATTTGATGAACCTTCAGTATGTGGACATCTCTGGTAACGAGGTTAAGAGCCTATCGGCACTGAGAGGTCTAGTGCACTTGCGAAGTATTCGCGCGGACAACAACAAACTTACCAGTCTTGACGGTCTCGACACACACGATGGACTCCTTACTCTTCGAGCTCGAGACAACTTGATCGAGGAAGTTGACTTTGCAAGGGTGAAGATGGAGCGCCTCACTGAACTTGACTTGGCAGGTAACCAAATTTCGTCGATTCGAAACCTGGAGCACGCGCCAGCACTGGGACGCTTGAAGCTTTCCAAGAACAGGCTTACAAGGTTTACTGTGTCGTCTTGCAACAAGGTGATCCGACAATTGGACCTCAGCGACAACGAGCTTGCTCGCTTAGACATTAGCAATATGCCCAACCTGCACACGTTGCACGTTGACCGCAACCGCATGACTGAGTTGACGGGTTTCAGCCGAGCTCGAAAGTTGGACAGCCTGAGTCTCAGGGAGCAGCGGGCTGACCAAGCACTCGATCTCGGTTTCCTCTCTTCGGCTTGCGAGGTCCGGAAGCTCTTCCTCTCTGGGAACTACCTGGGCACTTTCGAGCCTACGGTTGATTTCCTCAATTTGCAATTACTTGAGCTTGCCAACTGTGGAATTCAGGCGTTGCCAGGCAACTTGGGTCAACTGATGCCTAATCTACGAACGTTGAATTTGAACTTCAACGCAATTCGAGATTTAGAACCACTGCGATTTATTCCACGACTCAAGAAGCTCTTGGTCGCTGGCAACAGACTTGCTGATTCAACTGCAGTGACGGAGCTACTGATCGAGTTTCCACATCTCAACCAACTTGATCTCAGAGATAACCCCGTCACGCTCGGATTCTACGCGCCTATGCAGGTGCTGGTGCCTACAGATCGTAATGGATATGTTGACCCATTCATGCTGCCTGACGCAGATGTCGAGCGGGATGCACTTTTTTCTAGTCGGTTGGATGAAATGACTAAATTACGACGACGACTACATCAGATTGTGTTTGTAGCAAGTTGCAAGAGGCTACGCATGTTGGACGGGCTCGGCCTCGACCGAGAAACGGTTCTAGCCAAAGATGCCGTGTTTCAGACACTGGTTGCCGAGGGTTTGTTGCCAGATGAGACGCTCGTTGGCGAGGGTTCGTCGCCATGCAAAGAGGCAACAGAGGGAAATGAGTCCATGAGAAGCAGCCGTTGGAATGCGGAGGATAGCTTTGCTTAA
- a CDS encoding hypothetical protein (BUSCO:23852at5125) — protein MTLQRADPLADELALEWGDDTIYCEATCDPGDVFYEGSEDEDYDSPASRKLRYEAAGQRFLDGKVPFIVTAALKGPFQSNSTNWLNPWRSKHRTAGASAIIRTSPGKLARSAKVKRISTVPETLHPPQDSLECHLPSPESLNQASETETHPYLEDDELVKVQQWRDTVKSEEGQRDEFWTSKTQTSTSEKKRKANGSSWLKLLASKRQRKDVMESGPVDTPIRHKTQVPTPTTPTMNKYITSVPDHLPSSSVPAGRSFPHVRDEPDVSEDELSRDETASDHTSTDSSSPLSQLQHTPVLDLEASFLSQRSPEQQTPSKALVTQQRSISEHPDAEPHSALSNKNITGPDFETQEDESFCFKMRPRIGQVPKSTSDEGESMVEDDEESWSGLSSPDQDMDSIASVSDLEDSTPLDEPVDPQISNLPVDADSCSTTNPLLSTSGGNLNEIDHLQESADSTTGSSSSETSSASSDSGLSDESRSNSTASVAGPVDEPQRDHNTQDVDMQEAPEDEENLVIAQHLEASDTDSGDESDEEAEGEHKSDGSSKENTPDVISPSATSNNKTPQISTVEQVAQTTPSEIGSLKPHSCSIPSATACPPQQTWTSGGNTTLSCPAPSPGIAQENKIEVNPTHSTPKTTNTGRDTNSSQQWNHDASPTIVNTPVREHSKQQLDQSASKEHTPFRFSQQSPWAQHAMLSLGLTNTKDQGLKQAETNVAVVPTSPEEQTPWTKKMADLPVNISQNTPITEKKDQEILHDSATPVIEAKVNAQTPEGYVASTPVMALTPQPQFSVKSFASFRSLSPERSSRRAKRSVLKKSGPGLPSTQAILASATKNPWESNSPGRRVSFAPLPNWRASESSMPTTPCPSLTRRQGSPPPDAPISELPTSEGEKFQKHFNAVSQGPIIRHHQRLLPSESQRTVGSPLPGAMADAFLAADQLRQPATSTDPTKSDQETEESQDPLDMVADIMLEEFDCLGGTNIMAQSPALTHGHQSPWY, from the coding sequence ATGACACTACAGCGTGCCGACCCGCTAGCGGACGAGCTGGCACTTGAATGGGGGGACGATACAATATACTGCGAAGCGACTTGCGACCCCGGCGATGTGTTTTACGAAGGATCGGAAGACGAAGATTATGACAGTCCTGCCTCACGAAAACTTCGATACGAAGCGGCAGGCCAACGATTTCTTGACGGCAAAGTACCATTTATTGTGACAGCGGCCCTCAAAGGCCCCTTTCAATCAAACTCGACAAACTGGTTGAATCCGTGGCGATCAAAGCACAGGACTGCTGGTGCCTCGGCGATAATTAGGACCTCACCTGGGAAGTTGGCAAGATCAGCCAAGGTCAAGCGCATTTCAACCGTACCAGAGACACTGCATCCGCCCCAAGACAGTTTAGAATGTCACCTCCCAAGCCCCGAAAGCCTCAACCAGGCTTCTGAGACCGAAACGCATCCTTACTTGGAAGATGACGAGTTGGTCAAGGTTCAGCAATGGAGGGATACTGTCAAGTCAGAGGAGGGACAGAGAGATGAGTTCTGGACGTCCAAAACGCAAACATCAACATCTgagaaaaagagaaaggcAAATGGTTCTTCGTGGCTGAAACTCTTGGCGAGTAAACGTCAACGAAAAGACGTTATGGAGTCGGGGCCAGTGGACACTCCAATACGACACAAGACTCAAGTTCCAACACCGACGACTCCTACGATGAACAAATACATTACAAGTGTCCCTGATCATTTGCCGTCATCGTCCGTTCCAGCAGGACGGTCTTTCCCACATGTCCGGGACGAGCCTGATGTTTCGGAAGACGAGTTATCTCGTGATGAGACTGCATCCGATCATACTTCTACAGACTCGTCTTCGCCCTTGTCGCAATTACAACACACTCCAGTTTTGGACCTAGAAGCCAGCTTCCTATCACAGCGCAGCCCCGAGCAACAAACACCAAGCAAGGCTCTAGTAACTCAACAACGGTCCATTTCCGAACATCCGGATGCAGAGCCACACAGTGCTTTATCAAACAAAAACATTACTGGCCCGGATTTTGAGACACAGGAAGACGAAAGTTTTTGCTTTAAGATGCGACCAAGGATCGGTCAAGTCCCTAAATCGACCTCAGATGAAGGCGAATCCATGGttgaagacgacgaagaaTCTTGGTCTGGGCTATCATCCCCCGATCAGGATATGGATAGTATTGCTTCTGTATCCGACCTGGAAGATAGTACGCCATTAGATGAGCCTGTTGATCCTCAGATCTCGAACCTGCCCGTGGATGCAGACTCATGTAGCACTACAAACCCGTTGCTATCAACTTCTGGTGGAAACCTCAATGAAATCGACCATCTCCAGGAATCAGCGGACAGCACTACCGGCTCGTCATCCTCGGAAACCAGTTCGGCAAGTTCTGATTCTGGTCTTTCTGACGAATCTCGTTCCAACTCAACGGCGTCTGTTGCGGGGCCTGTTGACGAACCCCAGCGAGATCACAACACCCAGGATGTGGATATGCAAGAGGCACCTGAGGACGAGGAGAATTTAGTTATTGCCCAGCATCTGGAGGCTAGTGACACTGACTCAGGGGACGAATCTGATGAAGAGGCAGAGGGCGAGCATAAGAGCGATGGGTCCAGCAAGGAGAATACCCCGGACGTCATATCACCATCGGCAACGTCCAACAACAAGACGCCACAAATTTCAACTGTAGAACAAGTAGCTCAGACAACACCATCTGAAATCGGGTCACTGAAACCCCATAGTTGCAGTATCCCGTCTGCAACAGCGTGCCCTCCGCAACAGACATGGACTAGTGGAGGAAACACCACTTTGTCATGCCCAGCACCAAGCCCTGGGATTGCCCAAGAGAACAAAATAGAAGTGAATCCCACTCACTCAACTCCCAAGACGACAAACACTGGGCGGGATACTAACTCAAGCCAACAATGGAATCACGACGCTTCTCCGACTATTGTCAATACTCCTGTACGCGAACATTCAAAGCAGCAACTAGATCAATCGGCTTCCAAGGAACATACACCATTTCGTTTCTCCCAACAAAGCCCATGGGCTCAGCATGCTATGCTGTCTCTTGGCTTGACAAATACGAAGGACCAAGGATTGAAGCAAGCGGAAACCAATGTCGCTGTAGTTCCAACCAGTCCAGAGGAGCAAACTCCGTGGACAAAGAAAATGGCGGACCTACCAGTCAACATTTCCCAGAATACACCTATCACTGAAAAGAAGGATCAAGAAATACTTCATGATTCTGCTACGCCGGTGATCGAGGCTAAAGTCAACGCCCAGACACCAGAAGGTTATGTAGCTTCGACTCCCGTTATGGCATTAACACCTCAGCCTCAATTTTCGGTCAAGTCATTTGCCTCTTTTAGATCACTCTCTCCTGAGCGCAGCTCTCGTCGAGCCAAGCGTTCTGTTTTAAAGAAGTCTGGACCTGGCCTTCCTAGCACGCAGGCTATCTTGGCTTCAGCAACCAAGAATCCCTGGGAGAGCAACAGCCCTGGGCGCCGTGTCTCCTTCGCCCCATTACCCAATTGGCGAGCCTCGGAATCGAGCATGCCTACAACTCCTTGCCCTTCTCTTACCAGACGTCAAGGCTCTCCACCACCCGATGCCCCTATATCTGAATTGCCCACGTCAGAAGGTGAAAAGTTCCAGAAGCACTTCAACGCCGTCTCTCAAGGACCCATCATCCGTCACCATCAGCGTCTCTTGCCATCAGAGTCACAGCGCACTGTCGGTAGCCCCTTGCCAGGTGCTATGGCAGATGCGTTCCTTGCAGCAGACCAGCTACGACAGCCGGCAACTTCTACAGATCCTACTAAGAGCGATCAAGAGACCGAAGAGTCGCAAGATCCGCTTGACATGGTCGCGGATATCATGCTGGAAGAATTCGATTGCCTTGGTGGCACAAACATCATGGCGCAATCGCCCGCATTGACTCATGGGCACCAGAGCCCGTGGTATTAA